In one Zobellia galactanivorans genomic region, the following are encoded:
- a CDS encoding KpsF/GutQ family sugar-phosphate isomerase — MNDSKAILAIAKKTIETESASINHLGTLLNEQFSDAVNCILESKGRVIVSGIGKSAIIASKIVATLNSTGTPAIFMHAGDAIHGDLGTIQEEDVVICISKSGSTPEIKMLVPLIKRGTNKLIAMTGNIESYLAKEAHFVLNTYVAKEACPNNLAPTTSTTAQLVMGDALAICLLKIKGFSSKDFAKYHPGGSLGKRLYLRVSDIVGTNQKPQVPIDADVKKVIVEISEKMLGVTAVTEGDDIVGIVTDGDIRRMLNKYDNISGLTARDIMTSNPKTISVNVLAIEALELMQEKGISQLLGVDGKKYMGVVHLHNLINEGIL, encoded by the coding sequence TTGAACGATAGCAAAGCTATTCTTGCGATAGCAAAAAAAACCATAGAAACCGAAAGTGCTTCCATCAATCATTTGGGCACTTTATTGAACGAACAGTTCTCCGATGCCGTCAATTGCATTCTTGAATCTAAAGGAAGGGTCATTGTTTCGGGCATTGGCAAAAGCGCCATAATCGCGTCTAAAATCGTAGCCACCTTAAACTCCACAGGAACACCTGCCATTTTTATGCATGCCGGCGATGCCATTCATGGTGACTTGGGCACTATCCAAGAAGAAGACGTGGTAATCTGTATCTCAAAAAGTGGTAGCACTCCTGAAATTAAAATGTTGGTCCCCCTAATAAAACGGGGAACGAACAAGCTGATAGCCATGACGGGAAATATCGAGTCTTATTTGGCCAAGGAAGCACACTTTGTTCTCAACACTTATGTGGCCAAGGAAGCCTGCCCTAATAATTTGGCCCCTACGACCAGTACCACGGCACAACTGGTTATGGGAGATGCCCTGGCCATCTGTCTTTTAAAGATAAAAGGATTTAGCAGCAAGGATTTCGCCAAATACCATCCTGGCGGATCTTTGGGCAAAAGGTTATACCTCAGGGTTTCCGATATTGTAGGCACGAACCAAAAACCCCAAGTACCCATTGATGCGGACGTAAAAAAGGTCATTGTCGAGATCTCCGAAAAAATGTTGGGCGTTACGGCGGTTACCGAAGGTGACGACATCGTAGGTATCGTGACCGATGGCGACATTAGGCGCATGCTCAACAAATACGATAACATAAGCGGCCTAACGGCGCGTGATATTATGACCTCCAACCCCAAGACCATTTCGGTAAACGTTTTGGCCATTGAAGCCTTGGAACTGATGCAAGAAAAGGGCATCTCACAATTATTGGGTGTAGACGGTAAAAAATATATGGGTGTTGTACATTTGCACAACTTGATCAACGAAGGTATATTATAA